In Streptacidiphilus sp. P02-A3a, the DNA window GCTGCCGCTGGACGCCCGCTTCGAGCGGGTGGACACCGGGTTGGTGCAGGTCGAGACCTACGACGTGGGCTTCGCCGGGTACGGCGGGCAGCGGGTGCGCGGCTGGCTGCAACTGCCGGCCGGGGCCACCGGACCGCTCGGCTGCGTGGTGGAGTACCTCGGCTACGGGCGGGGACGGGGCATGGCGCACCAGAGCCTGTTCTGGGCGAACGCCGGATACGCGCACCTGATCATGGACACCCGGGGTCAGGGCTGGAGCAGCGCCCTCGGCGCGACGCCCGACCCGGGGGCGACCGCGAGCGGCTCCGTTCCCGGCTTCCTCACCCGCGGCCTGGCCGACCGGGACGACTACTACTACCGCCGGGTCTTCACCGACGCGGTCCGCTGCGTCGCCGCCGCCCGCTCGCACCCGTCGGTGGACCCGGAGCGGGTGGTGGTCACCGGGATCAGCCAGGGCGGCGGGATCACCCTGGCCGTGGCCGGGCTGGTGCCCGGCCTGGCCGGGGCGATGCCCGACGTGCCGTTCCTCTGCGACATCCGGCGCGGCGCCGAGACCGCCGCCTGCCCGCCGTACACCGAGATCGCCGAGTTCCTTCGGCTGCACCGGAGTTCGGCGCAGGAGGTGTTCACCACGCTGTCGTACTTCGACGGCGCGTTGATGGCGGCCCGCTCGCGGACGCCCGCCCTCTTCTCCATCGCCATGATGGACCGAATCTGCCCGCCGTCCACCTGCTTCAGCGCCTACAACGCGTACGCGGGTCCCAAGGACGTGCGGGTGTACGAGTTCAACGACCACGAAGGCGGAGTCGAACACCACCAGCTGGAACAGCTGGCCTGGCTGCGCGCGCTCCTCGGCTGACCGGCGCGATCCGCCGCGCGGTCCCTTCGGCACGGTCTCTTCGGCACGGTCTCCTCGGTACCAGAACGTCCACCGGCAACCCCCCTCACAAGGAGCGACCAACCGTGGCACTACTCGCAGGAACCCCCGGGCGCGGAGCCCGTACCGTCCTCGGCGGCACGCTCGCCCTCGCCCTCGCCGCCGCGCTGCCGCTGGCCATCCCCCGTCCGGCCTACGCCGACGGCACCGGGATGTCGGCCACGGTCAGCGACGACTGCACCAACGGCCGGGTGCAGGTGGTGCTGAACAACCAGACCACCGCGTCGCAGACGTTCACCGTCAGCTGGCCGGGCAGCGGTGCCGGGCCGTGGGTGCGCACCCTGAGCGCGGGCGCCAACTCCCTGCTGTACTTCACCAGGGCGGTCGGCTCCGCCTACAGCTTCACCACGACCACCCCCACCGGTTTCTCCAACACCCAGTCCGGGACCGTCGGTTGCGGTCT includes these proteins:
- a CDS encoding acetylxylan esterase gives rise to the protein MPLSDLTLAECREFRPVLPEPADFDPFWSGTLAEAERLPLDARFERVDTGLVQVETYDVGFAGYGGQRVRGWLQLPAGATGPLGCVVEYLGYGRGRGMAHQSLFWANAGYAHLIMDTRGQGWSSALGATPDPGATASGSVPGFLTRGLADRDDYYYRRVFTDAVRCVAAARSHPSVDPERVVVTGISQGGGITLAVAGLVPGLAGAMPDVPFLCDIRRGAETAACPPYTEIAEFLRLHRSSAQEVFTTLSYFDGALMAARSRTPALFSIAMMDRICPPSTCFSAYNAYAGPKDVRVYEFNDHEGGVEHHQLEQLAWLRALLG